The window AAGAGGGTTTTTAGATTTTTGTATCTAAAAAAAGGTATTCTTAATAATTTACCTTGCTGAAAAAAGACCTTAAAGCCGTTAATGCCTTTTTGATATTAGCTCATTTTCCTATCTCCTAAATAATAGTTTTCCCTTTCATTCAAACTAAATATTAAATAGAAGTTAATATCTTTCGGGATGAACTATCGACTTTTGTATTTAATAAGTATTCTTATCTTTTTTTCTGCATGTCAAAGTCCGCAAGAAGAATATGTATGTACTCCCTGTAATTTAGAATGTGATCAATTGAGCTTTGCCAAAGCAGGCGATTGTCCCCACTGTAATATGAAGCTTATCAAGAAGTCTGAGCTTGAATCGCTTCAGAATTTAGTACTCAATCAGGTGAAAATTGAAAATGGAAAAGGAGCTTTTTTAATTGATGGGGGCTACCACCAAGGCCGGCAAATCATAGTTCATTATTAAAAAGCAGAAGAATTTAATCAATTTCCAAAGTATTGATAGTGGTATATGGGACGGTTCCTAACTTTTCAATTAATATTTTCCGTGCTAATCAATTTTCCGATCTCTTCTGTGACCGTCCTTCTACATATCTAATAAATGGTACATCCACTTTATTCTACTTCCATAATTTGCATTATATTTCTGACACTATTTTAAAACAAGTCATTATCTGTCTAATTTAAAAATTTGATTTGTTGAAGAGTTTAATCCAACATACAAATCACCGTCATACGTAAATGCAGTATAAAAATCAGAGGAGGTAGGAATCGGAACTGACCTTTTTTCAAAAATTTTATTACAAGACATGTTAATTACAAAAGTATTATAATTTATTTGTAATCCTGTACCAGAAGAGTTGCCCCAAGCCTCCCCCAAAAAGCCCTCTGATGAGGAAAAAGAATGAAATCCAAAGTAATAATACTCTGAACTTAAGTACTCAATAAATTCATTTTCATTATTATTATACTTGTAGAGGACTTTTGAGCTATTTGAAAATCCTGCATATAGTGTTTCATCTATCACAAACAAGCGTGGTGATTGACCTATATTTGGTTGATTTCCAAGAATTAATCGCCAAGAATCTTCTGCTTTTGAGTATGCCCAAAGTTGAGATTCATCATTGTTATTTCCAACTAATGCAAATATTTCTTCATTTACTGAAGCCAATGTATAATAAGCTGTTCGATTGGGAATAGAAGCTAACTCAACCCAGCTATCTGTTTCCGGTGAATATTTGTAAAAATCATTTGTGGTATTTATAACATATCCTTCAGTATTATTAACAGCAGTTGATGATGTCACGCCACTGTCAAAATCAGATAATTGCGTCCATTCCGAAGTTTCAAGATTTAATTTCCAAAAATCAGATAAACTACCATCTCCACCAAAATACAAAAATTTGTCAATAACAAATGATAAAGCCGAATTTCGTGGTTCTCCCGGGAAATCAGAATTCACAAGTGACCAATTTCCTAAGCCTTCAACATAAATAGTTTTTGGGTATACATATTCAATTTCATTATCTGTTGATTTTAAAATCAAGTTATATTCACCAGTTGCTATACTTAGCGGAATCTTAAAGGAATTGCTGTCAGGACTACTAAATAAGACTCTAATAGTTTCTGATCCAATTTTTATTTCGTCAATGACATCGAGATCAGTTCCTCCCAATTTAACTTCCTCCTGAATGCCAAAGCATGTATCATTAATGTAAGTAATTTTAGGATTGAAAATTTCTTCCTCTGAATTATCTGTATTGCATGAAAAATTGATGACATTTAGTAACAGAAGAAGTAAGTAATTTATTTTTTTCATTTTCTAGGATATATTTTTTTAATTCAAATCTACAGTTTTCAAATTGTTTTTCTACTACTATGAAAGATTTTCTGGTGTAGATATTATTTCATTCTAATTTGTAAAGATGCTGTTAAATAATTTAAGTAAGTCTTGAGAAATCAACTATAAAGAGAATCGTATATCAAATTGCTAATGTTTGCGCATGCGTTTGGCTTGTGCCTTTTAAAAAAGCTTTTAGAAGCAGAAAATATGGTTATATCTACTTTAAAAAAGAAAGTATGTGCAGTACAAAACAGCTACACATAAATAGAAAATGATCAGTTCACTAGAAGCTAATATCTTACGGTATGAACTATCGATCCTTCCTTTATATCTCCCGTTCCCAGCATGCTCTGCATGGTGGTATTTAAACATGCGCACTTCAAATTTTAAATCACGCATAACACTTTTTTTTATTGCGCATATAGCGTGATGGAAAAGCAGTACGCATAATATAGCTAGTTCCCTCCGTGCTCTAAATACTAGGGTTTAATTTGAAGAGAACTTTTGATTAGCCCTGTTTGATAGTAGGTTTTTGCTATTAATTAATAAAAACAACAACCATCAGTTACAATAGTATAGCAAATTTTACATCAGCACAATTAATTTCTACTATCATAAGACTTGCATGGTCAATGGCACCCATACTGACTATAAGTGACCCTTGTGCGTGATGGGTTGGCACTGTAATTGATATCAATCTTAAAAACCAAAAACTCATGAACCAACGATTAATCCCCATTCTCCTCTTAATAAATATATTAAGCGTTTCACTTCATGCTCAGGATATCGAAACACAGGAAATTGAAAACTTTCTGAAGAAGGAATACGCAGAAAACAGCCCAGGAGCAGTAGTTCTGATAGCGAAAAAAGATCAAATAATCTTCAAAAGGGCATTTGGCCTCTCAGATATCAAAAAAAGAAAGCCTATCAAAACCGATATGATTTTCCAGATAGGATCTATGGCGAAGCAATTTACCTCAGCTGCGCTACTTCAGTTAGTAGATGAGGGAAAAGTTGCTCTTGATGATCCTATTCAAAAATATGTTGAATACTTCCCGATCAAAGAATTTCCTATTACCCTCCATCACCTTCTTTCTCAGACATCGGGAATTCCAGAATTTTTTGACATTGATGAAGAAGAGATGCATCTGCTTTCACAAGGACATACACCCGAACAACTAATTTCATATTATAAAAACCAGCCTTTGGAATTCGAGCCAGGTACCAAATTCCAATACAGCAATTCCAATTATCCTCTACTGGGAGTGGTTATAGAACGAGTTTCGGGGATCTCACTCAAGGAATATATGAGGATAAATCTTTTCGAACCTTTGAAGATGAGTTCAACTAGCTTATGGTATAATAATGAAATGAAAAGGAAAAGAATTGCAAAAGGATATAGAATATATGAGGGAGAGTTAATTTCTTCACCCAAAATTGTAGGGTCTGTCCCTTATGCAGCAGGAGCCATTGTTTCTACGGTAGATGATTTATGGATATGGAATCAGGAATTAAAAAACAGGACAGTCCTAACTGATTTTGTGGTTGATAATCTGATTACTGAAAAAAGGACAACATCAGGAGCCGGAACCGGATACGGCTATGGTTTTTTTATTAAAAATCTTTTAGAGCTAAAAACCATTCAGCACGGAGGAAATATGTACGGCTTTACAAGCTATGGTCTTTACCTACCTTCTGAAGATCTGTTTGTTTGCGTTTTAGCCAATAAATCACTGGAAAGAACCGAAGAAGTGGCTAACTATCTAGCTAGTGTTATTCTAAAAAATCCTTTGGAGATTGAAGATAGGAGTCAGTTGGAGTATGACAAATACCAGGAGTATTTTGGTACATACCAATTAGAGGGCGAGTCGAAACTAATTGAAATTTTTATGGTATATGATGTTCTAGTTCTAGATTTTCCTGAGGCAAGAGGAACTGGAACTAAACTGATGATAACAGAGGCAGACAAAATGGAATCAAAAGCGGTAAATGTTAAGATTCAATTCACCAGGAATGATAAAGGTGATATCATTGGGTTTACTGCTGAACAAAATGGCGAAACTGAATGGAAAAAGATAAAATAGGATGAATGCACCATAAATGAAATAGTACCTATCTCATATCTAAACTGATTTACTGGTTGAGGTTCAGGTCTCCACAGGAGCGCCTTGCGAAGCATAACGCGTTCGTTTTTCTCTCGTAAATCAACCCTCCTGTTACCGCCATGTTCTACATACTGGTTTTTCATAATTAAATTAGCTAATATTATGAAGATGCTGATATTTTTGAATATGAACTACCGCTCATTTTATTTTATAAGCTTTATTATCCTATTTATTTCCTGCCAAACTAAGCCTCAAGAGGATAGTAAATTTCAAGAAATAATAGAAGAAGGTTATGAATTAGTTATTCCTAATGAGCCCATAAAAGGAGTTGTGGTTTTATTTGGAGGCTATCCAGAACAAGCATCTGATATTAAACGAGAATTCGATATTTTAGAAAAAGCAATCGAAAATGATGTTGCAATTCTATATTCTAACTTCAATCAGAAAATCTGGTTGAAACAGCTGGAAATTGAAACTTTAGCGTTTGAAATTAAACAAGCTTTAGAAAACTATAAGCTTCCTAGGGACAATCTACACATCGGAGGTTTTTCAAGTGGAGGGAATGTGGCAGTCCTCTTATCCAATTACTTAGCGGGCAATGCTCAAATTGGAATAATGCCAAGGGGTGTTTTCTTGGTGGACTCACCGATAAATTTAAAAGCATTGTATGATAATGCTGAGCTCAACATTAAGCGTGATTTTTCAGAGGTTTCCGTTGAAGAGGCGAACTGGTTGCTGCAAAAGTTTGAAAACACTTTAGGGAATCCAGAAGATAGCGTGGCTAAGTTCGAACAATATTCTGTCTATACTTTACAAAATCAAAATGTATCAAATCTGAGAAATCTGAAAAATACGAAAATAAGACTTTATACAGAGCCAGATTCGTTATGGTGGAAAGAAAATAGACAAACTGATTTTGTAAACACTAATGCCTATCAAATTCAAGAATTAGCCAAAGTTTTAAATCAAAACGAGTTTGAAAAGGTGGAATATTTACCCTCTCATCAAAAAGGCTACAGATCAAATGGTAATCGCCATCCCCATAGTTGGTCCATCATAAATCAGAATGATTTATTGGATTGGATGTTAGATCCTTAAAATTTATCTCTTTAATCATTATATCTTTTTGAATTTTATAAAAGTATTTAGATATTTATCTAAATAACTAAATAAATGAATTCAATCTTTAAAGCCCTGAATGATGAAACCAGGCGGGAAATTATCGAATTGCTGAAAGATCAGGATTTGAATGCCGGTCAGATAGCGGATAAATTTAATATGAGCAAACCTAGTATTTCCCATCATCTGGATATTCTCAAAAGGGCCGATTTAATTAGCAGTGAAAAGAAAGGCCAGTTTGTGGAATATTCATTGAATACCACCATACTGGAAGATTTATTAAACTGGATCATGACCTTAAAAAAATAAATAATGAAGCTTAAAAAAGAACTACCCCTGATTGCGATTGTATTATTGCCTTTTGTCTATTTGGCCTACGTTTGGAATGATTTACCGAATAAAGTTCCACTACACTGGAATTTACAAGGAGAGGTTGATCGTTACGGTGAGAAAACTGAATTAATTTTAGCAGTTTTTGTACTCCCAGTTTTGGTTTATGTATTACTCTTAATTGTTCCGAAAATTGACCCCAAGAATAAACTTCATCAAATGGGGAATAAATATGATAACATTCGGTTTTTGTTAATCACTTTTATTTCGGCCATAACTATTTTTATTATTTATTCTGCCAACAATCAGTCTGTTGCCAATCCAAACTATATTGTGCTCCTAGTGGGAGTATTGTATCTCATTTTAGGAAACTACTTCAAAACGATCAAAGCAAATTATTTTATTGGAATTAGAACTCCATGGACACTCGAAAGTGAAGAGGTATGGAAAGCCACCCATAAACTGGCAGGTATATTATGGTTAATAGGAGGCATTGCTGTAGTGTTGTCCAGTTTGATTTTTGAAAAGCAAATCAATTTTATGGTGTTTATTTCAATCACTGCGGTCATTAGCCTGGTGCCCATCATTTATTCTTATATGACTTTCCAAAAATTAAAAATCAATTAAAATGAAAAAATATTTCATATTCTTAGTTTCGGCATTATTAGTCAGCATAGAGGCGTATAGTCAAGTAAATCGACCTCAAGAACCTAAACCACCCTTCGACTACACTATAAAAGAAGTGACTTTCAAGAATGAAACAGAGGGTATCTCTTTAGCCGGCACCTTGACCTATCCGGCCAAGGGTTCCAAGTTCCCTGCTGTGATTTTGATTAGCGGAAGTGGTCCTCAGGACAGAAATTCAGAAATTATGAATCACAAGCCCTTTTTAGTCATAGCGGATCATTTGACCAAAAATGGGATAGCCGTGCTTCGAGTAGATGATAGAGGAACAGCTGAATCAGGAGGAAATTATAATGAAAGTGGACTTAATGATTTTGTAGCGGATACTAAAAGTGCTTTGGAATTTCTGAAAGGCCATAAAAAGATTAACAGGAAACAAATTGGATTGATAGGGCATAGTTTAGGAGGAAATATAGCGCCAATTGTAGCAACCGAAAGAGAAAGTGATGTTGCATTTATTGTATTATTAGCAGGCTCTGGTATCAGGGGAGATGAATTAATGCTTTTGCAGAAAGCGACCATTGAACGAAAAATGGGTGTGCCGGAAGCAGCAGTAATGCAGGCTCAGAATAATATGAAGGGAGCTTACGATATTATATTAAATTCAGCTGCTGAGCCGGATGAGATACAAATAGAGTTAAAAAAGTATTTCACGGATAAATTTGGAGGTATGATTCCTGAAAAGCAAGTAGAAGCAATTGCAAAGCAAATGACAATGCCCTGGTTTTCAGATTTTGTAAAATTTGATCCTGAAGAAATCCTTGAAAAGGTAAAATGTCCTGTTTTAGCTTTAAATGGAGCAAATGATCTTCAAGTACCTTCTAAGGAGAATTTAGCAGCAATAAATAAGGCTTTAGAAGCAGGAGCTAATAAAGATTACCAAACCCAAGAGTTAGAAGGCTTAAATCACCTATTTCAAGAAAGTGAGACTGGTTTGCCTAATGAGTATGCTTCAATAGAACAAACTTTTTCTCCACTAGCTTTAGACATCATTACTGAATGGATAAATGAGAGAACCCAATAATGAAAATTCGAAAATAAAATCTGTCCCTTAAGATTTTATTTTCGAGTTTTTCAACCATTCCAAAACCTCTTTAAAATGATCATTTTTAGCATCAGGATGGGTTAGTAAATTAATATGATCATAATCGTGTTGATAGCCTTGCTTTTTGCCAATTACTTTGAAAACAAAGTTCTCTTGATCTCCGATTTCATTTAATAATCGCTTGCAGTCTACCGG is drawn from Marivirga arenosa and contains these coding sequences:
- a CDS encoding Kelch repeat-containing protein, encoding MKKINYLLLLLLNVINFSCNTDNSEEEIFNPKITYINDTCFGIQEEVKLGGTDLDVIDEIKIGSETIRVLFSSPDSNSFKIPLSIATGEYNLILKSTDNEIEYVYPKTIYVEGLGNWSLVNSDFPGEPRNSALSFVIDKFLYFGGDGSLSDFWKLNLETSEWTQLSDFDSGVTSSTAVNNTEGYVINTTNDFYKYSPETDSWVELASIPNRTAYYTLASVNEEIFALVGNNNDESQLWAYSKAEDSWRLILGNQPNIGQSPRLFVIDETLYAGFSNSSKVLYKYNNNENEFIEYLSSEYYYFGFHSFSSSEGFLGEAWGNSSGTGLQINYNTFVINMSCNKIFEKRSVPIPTSSDFYTAFTYDGDLYVGLNSSTNQIFKLDR
- a CDS encoding serine hydrolase domain-containing protein translates to MNQRLIPILLLINILSVSLHAQDIETQEIENFLKKEYAENSPGAVVLIAKKDQIIFKRAFGLSDIKKRKPIKTDMIFQIGSMAKQFTSAALLQLVDEGKVALDDPIQKYVEYFPIKEFPITLHHLLSQTSGIPEFFDIDEEEMHLLSQGHTPEQLISYYKNQPLEFEPGTKFQYSNSNYPLLGVVIERVSGISLKEYMRINLFEPLKMSSTSLWYNNEMKRKRIAKGYRIYEGELISSPKIVGSVPYAAGAIVSTVDDLWIWNQELKNRTVLTDFVVDNLITEKRTTSGAGTGYGYGFFIKNLLELKTIQHGGNMYGFTSYGLYLPSEDLFVCVLANKSLERTEEVANYLASVILKNPLEIEDRSQLEYDKYQEYFGTYQLEGESKLIEIFMVYDVLVLDFPEARGTGTKLMITEADKMESKAVNVKIQFTRNDKGDIIGFTAEQNGETEWKKIK
- a CDS encoding autorepressor SdpR family transcription factor; this encodes MNSIFKALNDETRREIIELLKDQDLNAGQIADKFNMSKPSISHHLDILKRADLISSEKKGQFVEYSLNTTILEDLLNWIMTLKK
- a CDS encoding SdpI family protein; the encoded protein is MKLKKELPLIAIVLLPFVYLAYVWNDLPNKVPLHWNLQGEVDRYGEKTELILAVFVLPVLVYVLLLIVPKIDPKNKLHQMGNKYDNIRFLLITFISAITIFIIYSANNQSVANPNYIVLLVGVLYLILGNYFKTIKANYFIGIRTPWTLESEEVWKATHKLAGILWLIGGIAVVLSSLIFEKQINFMVFISITAVISLVPIIYSYMTFQKLKIN
- a CDS encoding alpha/beta hydrolase family protein; its protein translation is MKKYFIFLVSALLVSIEAYSQVNRPQEPKPPFDYTIKEVTFKNETEGISLAGTLTYPAKGSKFPAVILISGSGPQDRNSEIMNHKPFLVIADHLTKNGIAVLRVDDRGTAESGGNYNESGLNDFVADTKSALEFLKGHKKINRKQIGLIGHSLGGNIAPIVATERESDVAFIVLLAGSGIRGDELMLLQKATIERKMGVPEAAVMQAQNNMKGAYDIILNSAAEPDEIQIELKKYFTDKFGGMIPEKQVEAIAKQMTMPWFSDFVKFDPEEILEKVKCPVLALNGANDLQVPSKENLAAINKALEAGANKDYQTQELEGLNHLFQESETGLPNEYASIEQTFSPLALDIITEWINERTQ